The Rhizobium sp. WSM4643 genome contains the following window.
ATTTTGTGGCCGCAGGGCCCGCGGTAATGGCGGAGTTTGTTCGAATTCTTGAGAGAGGCATCCATGGCCAATACAACTTCGGCGAAAAAAGCGACCCGCAAGATCGCCCGCCGTACCGACGTCAATAAGGCTCGTCGCTCGCGCGTTCGTACTTTCGTTCGCCAGGTCGAAGAGGCCATCGCATCCGGTGATGCCGCCAAGGCGAAGGAAGCTTTCCTGGCTGCTCAGCCCGAGCTTGCCCGCGCCG
Protein-coding sequences here:
- the rpsT gene encoding 30S ribosomal protein S20; this encodes MANTTSAKKATRKIARRTDVNKARRSRVRTFVRQVEEAIASGDAAKAKEAFLAAQPELARAASKGVLHANTASRKVSRLAARVKALSVTTTA